Genomic segment of Hyphomicrobiales bacterium:
CGGCGTCAGGCCGCGCGGCGCATAGACGTCGCGGGCAAGAAAGAAGCGGGTCAGGCGGAACGCGGCGATCAGGTCATCGACATTCTCGGGCATCAACGCCTCGTCGCGCAGGAAGCGCGGCAAGGCCAGGAGCTTGTCCTTGTAGGGCGCTCCGGCGGAAAGGCTCACCGCGCGGCCGGATTTCGGCGACACATAGGCAAGATCGTCGTTGCTGCCGGTGGCTGCACAGCTTTCAAGGTCAAGCCCGAAGCCGAGCTCGGCAAGCAGCGTCAGCTCGAAGCGGGCGAGCGCCGCAGGCCAGCCGGCTGCCGCCGGCAGAGCCTCGACGATCGCCTCATAGAGCGAGAAGAGCGAGGCATGCGGGTCGCGCTCGGGTAGCAGGCGGACCATGGCGTTGAGGCTGCCCAGCGCCGCCAGCGCCAGCGGATCGGCCATGATCTCGGCTGCCCGCAGCGCCTCCGCCTCGACCGCATAATGGCCGAGATGTTCCGAAAGCCGCGCCCGCCAGGTAAATCTCACCTGGTTTCCGGGCTGCAAGACGCCGCGCCAGCGCGTCCCCCGGCCGCCCTTGACCAGACCCAGATGGCGGCCGTGGCCGCGCGCGAAGGCCTCGACGATCACGCT
This window contains:
- the recO gene encoding DNA repair protein RecO; its protein translation is MEWTESGFIIGTRRHGETSVIVEAFARGHGRHLGLVKGGRGTRWRGVLQPGNQVRFTWRARLSEHLGHYAVEAEALRAAEIMADPLALAALGSLNAMVRLLPERDPHASLFSLYEAIVEALPAAAGWPAALARFELTLLAELGFGLDLESCAATGSNDDLAYVSPKSGRAVSLSAGAPYKDKLLALPRFLRDEALMPENVDDLIAAFRLTRFFLARDVYAPRGLTPPESDERMIRLLLRTAAEMR